The proteins below come from a single Caulobacter flavus genomic window:
- the ygiD gene encoding 4,5-DOPA dioxygenase extradiol yields MTRMPVLFIGHGSPMNAIEDNAWSRAWAQLGRDLPRPKAVLMVSAHWETMGGTALSAAERPETIHDFGGFPQALFDVRYDAPGDPALAARAAELLAPQRTVQHPTRGLDHGAWSVLRPMHPDADVPVVQLSIDRGQPNAWHYEAGRRLAALRDEGVLIIGSGDIVHNLRAVSFRTGQTPDWAPRFNERAKALIAAGDHQPLIDWESLGPDAALSINSAEHYLPLLYVLGAQGPGEPVSFFADDVFAAISMTGVQVG; encoded by the coding sequence ATGACCCGCATGCCCGTCCTCTTCATCGGCCACGGCTCGCCGATGAACGCCATCGAGGACAACGCCTGGAGCCGCGCCTGGGCGCAGCTGGGCCGCGACCTGCCGCGCCCCAAGGCCGTGCTGATGGTCAGCGCACACTGGGAGACCATGGGCGGCACGGCGCTGAGCGCCGCCGAACGTCCCGAGACCATCCACGACTTCGGCGGCTTCCCGCAGGCGCTGTTCGACGTGCGCTACGACGCGCCGGGCGATCCGGCCCTGGCGGCGCGGGCGGCCGAGTTGCTGGCTCCGCAACGCACCGTGCAGCACCCGACCCGCGGCCTCGACCACGGCGCCTGGAGCGTGCTGCGGCCGATGCATCCGGACGCCGACGTGCCCGTGGTGCAGCTCAGCATCGATCGCGGCCAGCCCAACGCCTGGCACTACGAGGCCGGCCGCCGGCTGGCGGCCCTGCGCGACGAGGGCGTGCTCATCATCGGCAGCGGCGACATCGTCCACAACCTGCGGGCCGTGAGCTTCCGCACCGGCCAGACCCCCGACTGGGCGCCGCGCTTCAACGAGCGCGCCAAGGCCCTGATCGCCGCCGGCGACCACCAGCCGCTGATCGACTGGGAGAGCCTGGGTCCGGACGCGGCGCTGTCGATCAACAGCGCCGAGCACTACCTTCCGCTGCTCTACGTGCTGGGCGCGCAAGGGCCGGGCGAGCCGGTGTCGTTCTTCGCCGACGACGTGTTCGCGGCGATCTCGATGACCGGCGTGCAGGTGGGGTGA
- a CDS encoding acyltransferase family protein — protein sequence MSTSQSSSESAPSSSGSAAPVASPVGQSIPAPGRPATRGGALDLLRLLAALLIVVYHFGAESPLRIERFHPVFARGYLATDFFLMLSGYVLGRAYGPSAISGRITHFQFWLRRAARVWPGHLMVLLAMAGLVFALNLIGTDAHKPSRFAWDQLPLQAMLMHAWGFNSDGWNLPSWSLSALIVCYALFPWFWRGASATRRPWLPIALAAVVVVLFDVAARRTNGFGFAEVPIGLSDLPLRIGVLRAVPLFLLGLCLARAVELNWPSEKAAKVLLTVGCAGLVILQVIGRFDLPSLVCLAAIILGAGRLPVKHPKAWIEEGAKLSFALFITHILVGVIYWSAVHKLIDTVPIGIGWQWLMWLAGFPLAIAAAWLFHTYVDQPLQDRIMPWVRGRG from the coding sequence GTGAGCACGTCCCAGTCATCCTCGGAGTCGGCCCCGTCCTCGTCGGGATCCGCCGCCCCGGTCGCGTCACCCGTCGGCCAGTCCATCCCCGCGCCCGGCCGTCCGGCGACGCGAGGCGGCGCCCTGGACCTGCTGCGCCTGCTGGCCGCCCTGCTGATCGTGGTCTACCACTTCGGCGCCGAGAGCCCGCTGCGGATCGAGCGCTTCCACCCGGTGTTCGCCCGCGGCTATCTGGCCACCGACTTCTTCCTGATGCTGTCGGGCTACGTGCTGGGCCGCGCCTACGGGCCGTCGGCCATCTCGGGCCGCATCACCCACTTCCAGTTCTGGCTGCGCCGCGCCGCCCGCGTCTGGCCGGGCCATCTGATGGTGCTGCTGGCCATGGCCGGCCTGGTCTTCGCCCTGAACCTGATCGGCACCGACGCTCACAAGCCTTCGCGCTTCGCCTGGGACCAGCTGCCGCTGCAGGCCATGCTGATGCATGCCTGGGGCTTCAACAGCGACGGCTGGAACCTGCCCAGCTGGTCGCTGTCGGCGCTGATCGTCTGCTACGCCCTGTTCCCCTGGTTCTGGCGCGGCGCCAGCGCCACCCGCCGGCCCTGGCTGCCGATCGCCCTGGCGGCCGTGGTCGTGGTGCTGTTCGACGTCGCCGCCCGCCGCACGAACGGCTTCGGCTTCGCCGAGGTCCCGATCGGCCTGTCCGACCTGCCGCTGCGCATCGGGGTGCTGCGGGCCGTTCCGCTGTTCCTCCTGGGCCTGTGCCTGGCGCGGGCCGTCGAGCTGAACTGGCCCAGCGAGAAGGCAGCCAAGGTCCTGCTGACGGTCGGCTGCGCGGGCTTGGTGATCCTGCAGGTCATCGGTCGCTTCGATCTGCCGAGCCTCGTGTGTCTCGCGGCCATCATCCTGGGCGCCGGCCGCCTGCCGGTGAAGCATCCCAAGGCCTGGATCGAGGAGGGGGCCAAGCTGTCCTTCGCCCTCTTCATCACCCACATCCTGGTGGGCGTGATCTACTGGAGCGCCGTGCACAAGCTGATCGACACCGTGCCGATCGGCATCGGCTGGCAGTGGCTGATGTGGCTGGCCGGCTTCCCGCTGGCCATCGCCGCGGCCTGGCTGTTCCACACCTATGTCGACCAGCCGCTGCAGGACCGCATCATGCCCTGGGTGCGCGGCCGCGGCTGA
- a CDS encoding M20/M25/M40 family metallo-hydrolase → MSDAPSRRTLMTGAAAATLLAPGLAGAAAKAPARDADMAAIRKAAEAGYDASVKRIQDWIALPSIAAENRDMDKGADYMAALARDAGFTGVEKIATDGAPGVFGVLDVGARRWLAIYFMYDVKQYDPAEWSSPPLEARIVDKPGFGKVIVGRGAVNQKGPQASFLAALHAIRAAGKKPPVNLVLVCEGEEEIGSPHFRQIVTRPNVLAALKTCEGVIIPAGWQSPSNGGVSVNLGAKGVVEFELVASGEKWGRGPKTDIHSSEKARVDSPAWRLVQALTTLVTPDGNTPAVDGYFEKVRPLTAREKELIALAAQRMTEADAKKALGVDRWIDDLPWEKALERLASQPTINIEGLVSGYTGPGGKTVLPGRAVAKIDLRLVPNMTMDDAVAKIRAHLDKRGFNDVEIKVSGGYDPTETPEDSRLIRAQLASYKRLGAPATLYPRLAGSWPGTVFTSPPVSLPAGQFGLGHGSGAHAPNEYYVIESSNPKVQGLVGGTMSYVDLMYEIAKAK, encoded by the coding sequence ATGTCCGACGCTCCCAGCCGCCGCACGCTGATGACCGGCGCCGCCGCCGCAACCTTGCTGGCCCCCGGCCTGGCCGGCGCGGCCGCCAAGGCCCCGGCGCGAGACGCCGACATGGCCGCGATCCGCAAGGCCGCCGAGGCCGGCTACGACGCTTCGGTCAAGCGCATCCAGGACTGGATCGCCCTGCCGTCTATCGCCGCCGAGAACCGCGACATGGACAAGGGCGCCGACTACATGGCCGCCCTGGCGCGCGACGCCGGCTTCACGGGCGTCGAGAAGATCGCGACCGACGGCGCGCCGGGCGTGTTCGGCGTGCTCGACGTCGGCGCCAGGCGGTGGCTGGCGATCTACTTCATGTACGACGTCAAGCAGTACGACCCGGCCGAATGGAGCTCGCCGCCGCTGGAGGCGCGCATCGTCGACAAGCCGGGCTTCGGCAAGGTCATCGTCGGGCGCGGGGCGGTCAACCAGAAGGGGCCGCAGGCCTCGTTCCTGGCCGCCCTGCACGCTATCCGGGCGGCGGGCAAGAAACCGCCGGTCAACCTCGTCCTGGTCTGCGAGGGCGAGGAGGAGATCGGCAGCCCGCACTTCCGCCAGATCGTCACCCGGCCCAACGTGCTGGCCGCCCTGAAGACGTGCGAGGGCGTGATCATCCCGGCCGGCTGGCAGAGCCCCAGCAACGGCGGCGTCAGCGTCAATCTGGGCGCCAAGGGCGTGGTCGAGTTCGAGCTGGTCGCCAGCGGCGAGAAGTGGGGCAGGGGTCCCAAGACCGACATCCACTCCAGCGAGAAGGCCCGTGTCGACAGTCCGGCCTGGCGGCTGGTCCAGGCCCTGACGACCCTGGTCACGCCCGACGGCAACACGCCCGCCGTCGACGGCTATTTCGAGAAGGTGCGCCCGCTGACCGCCCGTGAGAAGGAGCTGATCGCCCTGGCCGCCCAGCGCATGACCGAGGCCGACGCCAAGAAGGCCCTGGGCGTCGACCGCTGGATCGACGACCTGCCGTGGGAGAAGGCGCTGGAGCGGCTGGCCTCGCAGCCGACGATCAATATCGAGGGGCTGGTCTCGGGCTACACCGGTCCCGGCGGCAAGACCGTGCTGCCCGGCCGCGCCGTGGCCAAGATCGACCTGCGGCTGGTGCCGAACATGACCATGGACGACGCGGTGGCCAAGATCCGCGCCCATCTCGACAAGCGCGGCTTCAACGACGTCGAGATCAAGGTCAGCGGCGGCTACGACCCCACCGAGACGCCCGAGGACAGCCGACTGATCCGCGCCCAGCTGGCCAGCTACAAGCGCCTGGGGGCGCCGGCGACGCTGTATCCGCGCCTGGCCGGCTCGTGGCCCGGCACGGTGTTCACCTCGCCGCCGGTCAGCCTGCCGGCGGGGCAGTTCGGCCTGGGCCACGGCAGCGGCGCCCATGCGCCCAACGAGTACTACGTGATCGAGAGCAGCAATCCGAAGGTGCAGGGCCTGGTCGGCGGCACGATGAGCTATGTCGACCTCATGTACGAGATCGCCAAGGCCAAGTGA